CGATCCGGAACAACAGCACGGTCTCGAAGGCCAGCGACAGCGAGGTCGCCGCCGCGGCGCCGTGGCCGCCGAACTGCGGCACCAGCAGGATGCAGAGCACGAGGTTCATGACGAAGGCCGCCGCATAGGCCATGGCGCAGGCGCGCTGCTGGCCCAGCATGTTGAGCAGCCGCTCCACCGGTCCGATCGCGGCGCGTACGACGAGCCCGATTGCGGCGATGAACATGATGTCGTAGCCGGCGGTGAACTGCGCGCCGAACAGAAACAGCAGCGGCTTGCCGAGCGCGAGCAGCACCAGCGTCGCCGCGAGCGAGGGCCAGAACGTCCACTTGATCGCATGCGCGACATAGGCCGACAGCCGCGCCTTGTCGCCGAGCGCGTGGTATTCGGCGAAGCGATGCGCCGTCGTCGCCGACATCGCGTAGTGGATGAACGACACCAGCGCGAGCGTCTTCACCACCGCGAAATAGATGCCGACCTCCTCGGAAGAGCGGAATTGCTGCAGCACCAGCACGTCGGTGTAGGACAGCAGCAGATAGAAGCTCTCGACCAAGAGGATCGGCAGCGAGATCGCGAGCCAGCCGCGGAGATCATATTGTTTGGGACCTGGCTCGACGTGGCCGCGGAGCCGGTTGTTCAGCACCAGCATCTGGCCGAGCATCGCAAGCCACACTGCGGCCGCGCTCGCGGCCATCGCAGCGGTGGCGCCGAGATCGAGGCCGAGCACGAAGGCGCCTGCCGTGAAGCCGATGATCAGCGTCTGGCGGATGATGAATTGCGGCATCAGGCCGAGCGTCATCCAGTCGTGCGAGCGGGCGATGCCGTCCTGGGTGTTGGCGACGACGAAGGCTGGCAAGGTGAGGCAGCCGATGTAGAGCGGCATGCGCTCGCCGGCGTCGATCCAGGGCGACAGCAGCGCGATCAGGCCGGCGAGCAGCAGCGCCGCAGCGGTGGACGTCGCCAGCGTCAGCCAGCGTCCGCCGGAGAGGAAGCCGCGCAGCAGCGCCTGCTGGCCCGAGGTGCGGTAGTCCGGAATGATCTTCTGCGCCGAGGAGGCGATGCCGACATCCAGCATGCTGCCGAGCAGCAGCACCCAGGTCCAGACATAGACATAGGTGCCGTAGTCCGAGCCACCCATCCAGCGCGCGAGCAGGATCTGGCTGAGATAGGCGAGGCCCGCGCTGAGCACGCGGATCAGGAAGATGGTGCCAGCCAGGCGGCGCGTCAGCGATGCCTCGCCGCTGCCGCCGAGCGCGGCCAGGCGCGCCTTCAGGCGGGCCGCGAGGCCGGTCGATGCGGGGGCGTTGCGGGCATCCATCACGGCCACGGCGGGGTCCGGCTCCACGGCCGCGCGGATGGCGGCGATGGTGCTTCCCTATCAACGCAACGTTAAGATTGAGTTGGGCCGGCGCCGCGTCGGTCGCGCGGCGCTACCGCCGTCACGGCAGAGTGAAGTTGAACTCGTAAGACTTGTCGGGGCCGACCAGCGTGAATTTCAGGGCCGCGCCGTCCGGCTTCACGCCCGGCGGAACGCCGTCGAGCTCGAAGGCGAAGCGCTTGATGCCCGGCATGCCGCTGTCGCGCACGGTCGGGATCGGCAGTGCCCAGTCAGGCGTCGGCCCCTCGACATAGAGCTGGACACCGCGCGGATCGGCGACGGCGACGTCGACGACGACGTCCTTCGGGCCGTCGCGCTTGACGTCGCGGATCGTCAAGGGAATGGCGTCGCCGACAGTGGCCGGCTTCGGCACCGTGTCGAGGGCCGCCGAGAGCGCCGTATCCTCGGTGCTGGCGACGCTGGTGAAGGCGAGCTCGGCCTTTGCTTCGACGGGAATGCAGATCTTCTCGCAGACCGCGTAGCTGACGTCGGCGCGCAGGGTCATCGGCTTGTCGGGGTTCTTGGCGACGATGCGCAGCGGCAGCACGACCTGATCATGATAGCCGAGCGAGTGTCCGCCGGCGCCGTCATCGAACTTTGTCGGCGCGGGCCACAGAACCGTCACCGCTTCGACGTTCTCCGACTTGGAAAAGTCGAACCGCGGCGGCACGCCAGAATCGCCGGGCGTTCGCCAATAGGTCTTCCATCCCGGCTGCAGCGCGAAGGCGATGCCGCCCAGCATGACCGGACCGCTGCGCGAGCCCGCGAGCAGGCGCACCGCGGAGTGGCTGTCGCGCTGCCAGGGCGAGGAATCCTGCGCCTGCGCGCCGAACGCAAGGCAGGATGATACGACGGTCGCGACGAGCAGTGTGGCAGAGTGGTGAGGAACCAAGGCGGACATGAGACGTCTTTAGAGTGCGGTTCGGGCGCAAACCATTGAAATGCTTGTGAGCAGATTTCCTCGCGAGGACCTGAACCTTGATTGACAGATGCGCATCCCAATATCAGGATATCGATGATCATGAGAGTCCTTGCGGATGAATCCTGAGGCAAAAAGGCTGGGCGACATTCGCCGCAAAGTGACAGGGATCGGGGATCACACCTCTCACGGTGGTTACCTCGACGGTCAGCTGCTGGTTGCGATGCCCGTGATGGGCGATTCCCGTTTCGAGCGCTCGGTGATCTATCTCTGCGCGCACTCGGCCGAGGGCGCCATGGGTATCATGGTGAACCGGCCGGCGGGCAGCATCGACTTCCCTCAGCTCCTGATGCAACTGAATATCATCGAGAAGAGCGATCAGATCAGCCTGCCCGACAGCGCCGAGACGATGAAGGTGCTGAGCGGCGGCCCGGTCGATACCGGGCGCGGCTTCGTGCTGCATTCGAGCGACTACTTCATCGCCAACGCGACCTTGAAGATCAACGACGGCGTCTGCCTGACGACGACGATCGACATCCTCAAGGCGATCGCCAAGGGCGACGGTCCGAAGCACGCCATCCTC
This region of Bradyrhizobium sp. SZCCHNS1050 genomic DNA includes:
- a CDS encoding lipopolysaccharide biosynthesis protein is translated as MAVMDARNAPASTGLAARLKARLAALGGSGEASLTRRLAGTIFLIRVLSAGLAYLSQILLARWMGGSDYGTYVYVWTWVLLLGSMLDVGIASSAQKIIPDYRTSGQQALLRGFLSGGRWLTLATSTAAALLLAGLIALLSPWIDAGERMPLYIGCLTLPAFVVANTQDGIARSHDWMTLGLMPQFIIRQTLIIGFTAGAFVLGLDLGATAAMAASAAAVWLAMLGQMLVLNNRLRGHVEPGPKQYDLRGWLAISLPILLVESFYLLLSYTDVLVLQQFRSSEEVGIYFAVVKTLALVSFIHYAMSATTAHRFAEYHALGDKARLSAYVAHAIKWTFWPSLAATLVLLALGKPLLFLFGAQFTAGYDIMFIAAIGLVVRAAIGPVERLLNMLGQQRACAMAYAAAFVMNLVLCILLVPQFGGHGAAAATSLSLAFETVLLFRIVKQRLGLHVLAFGKAS
- a CDS encoding protein-disulfide reductase DsbD domain-containing protein yields the protein MSALVPHHSATLLVATVVSSCLAFGAQAQDSSPWQRDSHSAVRLLAGSRSGPVMLGGIAFALQPGWKTYWRTPGDSGVPPRFDFSKSENVEAVTVLWPAPTKFDDGAGGHSLGYHDQVVLPLRIVAKNPDKPMTLRADVSYAVCEKICIPVEAKAELAFTSVASTEDTALSAALDTVPKPATVGDAIPLTIRDVKRDGPKDVVVDVAVADPRGVQLYVEGPTPDWALPIPTVRDSGMPGIKRFAFELDGVPPGVKPDGAALKFTLVGPDKSYEFNFTLP
- a CDS encoding YqgE/AlgH family protein; the protein is MNPEAKRLGDIRRKVTGIGDHTSHGGYLDGQLLVAMPVMGDSRFERSVIYLCAHSAEGAMGIMVNRPAGSIDFPQLLMQLNIIEKSDQISLPDSAETMKVLSGGPVDTGRGFVLHSSDYFIANATLKINDGVCLTTTIDILKAIAKGDGPKHAILALGYAGWRAGQLEEEIQDNGWLHCDADPELIFGDNVDAKYDLALRKIGIDPGMLSNAAGHA